In the genome of Bradyrhizobium sp. CIAT3101, one region contains:
- a CDS encoding LysR family transcriptional regulator has product MARTNTNDLLAFLAVARERSFTRAAAQLGVSQSALSHTVRALEERLGLRLLTRTTRSVAPTEAGERLLRTIGPRFDEIDAELSALTALRATPAGTVRITTGEHAAQTILWPALAKLLPRYPDVKVELVVDYGLTDIVAERYDAGVRLGEQVARDMIAVRIGPEMRMAVVGAPAYFAARGRPKRPQDLTEHNCINLRLPTYGGIYAWEFEKRGRVIKVRVDGQLVFNTGLLRMNAVLAGLGLAYIPEDLVKREIADGRLVRVLADWCAPFAGYHLYYPSRRQPTPAFAVLVEALRYRK; this is encoded by the coding sequence ATGGCCCGCACCAACACCAACGATCTGCTCGCCTTTCTCGCCGTCGCGCGCGAACGCAGCTTTACCCGCGCAGCCGCCCAGCTCGGCGTGTCGCAATCGGCGCTCAGCCACACCGTGCGCGCGCTAGAGGAGCGGCTGGGCTTGAGGCTTCTCACCCGCACCACCCGCAGCGTCGCGCCAACGGAGGCCGGCGAACGGCTGCTCCGAACCATCGGGCCGCGCTTCGACGAGATTGATGCCGAACTGTCAGCGCTCACCGCGTTGCGCGCCACACCTGCCGGCACGGTCCGCATCACCACGGGCGAACACGCGGCGCAGACGATCCTGTGGCCGGCGCTGGCAAAACTCTTGCCGCGCTATCCCGACGTCAAGGTCGAGCTCGTCGTCGACTATGGCCTCACCGACATCGTCGCCGAGCGTTACGACGCCGGCGTCCGTCTGGGCGAGCAGGTCGCCAGGGACATGATCGCGGTGCGGATCGGGCCGGAGATGCGGATGGCCGTGGTCGGCGCGCCCGCCTATTTCGCCGCGCGCGGCAGGCCGAAGCGGCCGCAGGATCTCACCGAGCACAATTGCATCAACCTGCGCCTGCCGACCTATGGCGGGATCTATGCCTGGGAGTTCGAGAAGCGCGGCCGCGTCATCAAGGTACGCGTCGACGGCCAGCTCGTGTTCAATACCGGCCTGCTCAGGATGAATGCCGTGCTGGCGGGGCTCGGCCTCGCCTACATCCCGGAAGATCTCGTCAAGCGCGAGATCGCCGACGGCCGGCTGGTCCGCGTGCTCGCCGACTGGTGCGCGCCGTTCGCCGGCTATCACCTGTATTACCCCAGCCGGCGGCAGCCGACGCCGGCGTTTGCGGTGCTGGTGGAGGCGCTGAGATACCGGAAGTGA
- a CDS encoding aldo/keto reductase has protein sequence MQTRKLGKSGLEVSALGLGCMGLSYGYGPATETSQAITLIRTAFERGVTFFDTAEAYGPFVNEELVGEALAPVRDRVVIATKFGFKGGKVGAGLDSSPANVKAVAEAALKRLRTDRIDLFYQHRVDPAVPIEDTAGAVKDLIREGKVLHFGLSEAGASSIRRAHAVQPVTALQSEYSLWWREPEQEILSTLEELGIGFVPFSPLGKGFLTGAINESTAFDSSDFRNIVPRFSLSARKANQALVDLLGELAAARNVTPAQIALAWLLAQKPWIVPIPGTTKLHRLAENLGAAAVTLTTADLAAILGELANVTVQGDRYPAHLQARVGR, from the coding sequence ATGCAGACGCGCAAACTGGGCAAGAGTGGTCTCGAGGTCTCGGCCCTCGGCCTCGGCTGCATGGGACTGAGTTACGGCTACGGCCCCGCGACCGAGACGTCACAAGCAATCACACTGATCCGGACGGCGTTCGAACGCGGCGTGACGTTCTTCGACACCGCCGAGGCCTATGGCCCCTTCGTCAACGAGGAACTGGTCGGCGAGGCGCTAGCGCCGGTCCGCGACAGGGTGGTGATCGCAACCAAGTTCGGCTTCAAAGGCGGCAAGGTCGGCGCCGGGCTCGACAGCTCTCCCGCCAACGTCAAGGCGGTGGCGGAGGCTGCGTTGAAGCGGCTCAGGACCGACCGCATCGACTTGTTCTATCAGCATCGCGTCGATCCCGCGGTGCCGATCGAGGATACCGCCGGCGCGGTCAAGGATTTGATCCGCGAGGGCAAGGTGCTGCATTTCGGCCTGTCCGAGGCGGGCGCCTCGAGCATCCGTCGTGCCCACGCGGTGCAGCCCGTCACCGCGCTGCAAAGCGAGTATTCGCTGTGGTGGCGTGAGCCGGAGCAGGAGATCTTGTCGACGCTGGAGGAGCTCGGCATCGGCTTCGTTCCGTTCAGCCCGCTCGGCAAGGGCTTTCTGACCGGCGCGATCAACGAGAGCACGGCGTTCGACAGCAGCGATTTCCGCAATATCGTGCCGCGCTTCTCATTGAGCGCACGCAAAGCTAATCAGGCGCTGGTCGATCTGCTCGGCGAGCTCGCCGCAGCGCGAAATGTGACTCCTGCACAGATCGCGCTGGCCTGGCTGCTCGCACAGAAGCCCTGGATCGTGCCGATACCCGGCACCACCAAGCTGCACCGGCTCGCGGAAAATCTCGGCGCGGCTGCGGTGACACTGACGACTGCGGATCTCGCTGCGATTCTGGGGGAGCTGGCCAATGTGACGGTGCAAGGCGACCGTTACCCCGCACATCTTCAGGCGCGGGTCGGCCGCTAA
- a CDS encoding zinc-dependent alcohol dehydrogenase family protein — MTRQSTMRAGVLETHNAPLRISNISTPEIGPREVLVRVRASGVNPLDTKIHAGAAAHSRHPLPAIPGIDLAGIVEQAGREVSRFKAGDEVYGMTGGVGGVQGSLAEFAAVDADLLALKPANISMREAAALPLIFITAWEGLIDRAGLKAGQKVLIHGGAGGVGHVAIQIARAFGAEVFATGSASQRATIESFGAAFIDRDTTVETYVGEHTGGRGFDIVYDTVGGKVLDASFAAVRRFGHVVSALGWGTHALAPLSFRAATYSGVFTLLPLLSGEGRAHHGEIMAEATRLAEAGKLVPLLDARRFTMESVGEAYALIRDHAAKGKLVVDI, encoded by the coding sequence ATGACGAGACAATCGACAATGCGCGCAGGCGTGCTGGAGACCCATAACGCGCCCTTGCGCATCTCCAACATCTCAACGCCCGAGATCGGCCCCCGCGAGGTGCTGGTGCGGGTGCGCGCAAGCGGGGTCAATCCGCTCGACACCAAGATCCATGCGGGCGCCGCCGCCCATTCCCGCCATCCGCTGCCCGCGATCCCCGGTATCGATCTCGCCGGCATTGTCGAGCAGGCCGGCCGCGAGGTCTCGCGGTTCAAGGCTGGCGACGAAGTCTATGGCATGACCGGCGGGGTCGGCGGCGTGCAGGGGTCGCTGGCCGAATTCGCCGCAGTCGATGCCGACCTGCTGGCGCTCAAGCCGGCCAATATCAGCATGCGCGAGGCCGCCGCGCTCCCCCTGATCTTCATCACGGCGTGGGAAGGCCTGATCGACCGCGCAGGCCTCAAGGCCGGACAGAAGGTCCTGATCCATGGCGGCGCAGGCGGCGTCGGCCATGTCGCGATCCAGATCGCGCGTGCGTTCGGCGCGGAGGTGTTCGCGACCGGCTCGGCATCCCAGCGCGCGACGATCGAAAGCTTTGGCGCTGCATTCATCGACCGCGACACCACGGTTGAGACCTACGTCGGCGAACACACCGGCGGCCGCGGCTTCGACATCGTCTACGATACCGTCGGCGGCAAGGTGCTCGATGCGTCCTTTGCGGCGGTGCGCCGCTTCGGTCATGTCGTGAGCGCGCTCGGCTGGGGCACGCATGCGCTGGCGCCGCTGTCGTTCCGCGCCGCCACCTATTCCGGCGTGTTCACGCTGCTGCCGCTGCTCTCCGGCGAAGGCCGCGCGCATCACGGGGAGATCATGGCGGAAGCCACGCGGCTCGCCGAGGCCGGCAAGCTGGTGCCGCTGCTCGATGCCAGGCGCTTCACCATGGAGAGCGTTGGTGAGGCCTATGCGCTGATCCGGGACCATGCCGCCAAGGGCAAGCTGGTGGTCGATATCTGA
- a CDS encoding LysR family transcriptional regulator yields the protein MEWGDLRIFLAIAREGTLGAAARKIGQTQPTMGRRLRALEQALGQTLFQRTADGFVLTDEGTAVLAHAERIEEEAIALQRQATGTETQLDGTLRLSSSDWFGTVMLSPVIAAFGKRHPKVVVELLTDARLYSLPRREADLVFRIKPFDEPEVISRKLLHIPYGLYGKKGSKPPRAGDGSGVRIVTMNAEFSDMPDAVWLKRTLPKAEIASRSNNRQAQAELCAGGGGLAVLPRPLGDRDRRLVALDIGASPPGRDTYVGYHRDLRRLARLRTLLDLVIEKMADARP from the coding sequence ATGGAGTGGGGCGATCTGCGCATCTTCCTGGCGATTGCCCGCGAGGGCACGCTCGGGGCTGCCGCGCGAAAAATCGGCCAGACCCAGCCGACCATGGGGCGGCGGTTGCGTGCGCTCGAACAGGCGCTCGGGCAGACGCTGTTCCAGCGCACCGCCGACGGCTTTGTCCTCACCGATGAAGGCACGGCCGTGCTGGCGCATGCCGAGCGGATCGAGGAGGAGGCGATCGCGCTTCAACGGCAGGCGACGGGCACGGAGACGCAGCTCGACGGGACTTTGCGCCTGTCCTCGTCGGACTGGTTCGGCACGGTGATGCTGTCGCCGGTGATCGCGGCCTTCGGCAAACGCCATCCCAAGGTGGTCGTCGAGCTCCTCACCGATGCGCGGCTCTACAGCCTGCCGCGGCGCGAAGCCGATCTGGTGTTTCGCATCAAGCCTTTCGATGAGCCCGAGGTCATTTCCAGGAAACTGCTCCACATTCCCTACGGGCTCTACGGTAAGAAGGGCAGCAAGCCGCCGCGTGCCGGTGACGGCAGCGGCGTCCGCATCGTGACCATGAACGCCGAATTTTCCGATATGCCCGACGCGGTCTGGCTGAAGCGCACGCTGCCGAAGGCGGAGATCGCCTCGCGCAGCAACAACCGCCAGGCGCAGGCCGAGCTCTGCGCCGGCGGTGGCGGCCTTGCGGTGCTGCCACGTCCACTTGGTGATCGCGATCGCCGCCTGGTCGCGCTCGACATCGGCGCCAGCCCGCCCGGTCGCGACACCTATGTCGGCTATCACCGCGATCTCAGGCGTTTGGCGCGTTTGCGGACGTTGCTGGATCTGGTGATCGAGAAGATGGCAGACGCGCGGCCGTAG